A region of the Triplophysa rosa linkage group LG5, Trosa_1v2, whole genome shotgun sequence genome:
aattaaacacttcatgaaatgtattttttatgatcttgaggaatgtactctttaaaggatTTTTGCGTCCCGTGGGTCTTGGCCTCTACCTTGTGGAATGAACCCTTCAAAGCACGGCTAGCCTTAAATGATCCCTTACTTAAACCACATCTTTAGAGTTAAATTTAAGACTTGTTGCTCaaaattttttttcatttgttctgcTTGTTTTACAACACCCAGTAACGTATTTCATTtggatttttgtttttgattagATGCGGAACACTAAAATTGAACTTTTGGAGGAGGAGCTGAGGCGTATGAAGGATAACTTCAACGATCACATGCAGAAGAACAAGTCACTAGAGGACAGTCTGGCACGCAATCGGCTGGAGCTCAACCAATCCAAAGAACAGCTAATATCTCTGGAAGAGATAAAGAGAACCCATCTCATTCAATGTAATACTACTAAGGACAGCCTGGATAGCACCCAGAATCAGCTAAGGAGCTTACAAGACGAGTTGTCCCGCCTCACGTTGCTCATCGAAGAGGAGAAACGCAAGCGGAGGCAGGCTGAGGAGCGATACACCACCCAGCAGGAAGAGTATGAGATCACTATCCGCAGGAGACAGAAAGAACTGGACGATCTCAACCAGTCCAAGAGTCAATATGAAAGGGCCATCAAAGAAAAAGAGCGGGAGATCGAAAGGCTGAAATCGAAGCTGGACGATGAAGCCTCACGGCGCTCTGCAGCAGAGTCAGAGACCTCAAAGGTAAGATCACAGTTGAGCCAGGAGATTAATAGCCTAAAGCAAACTTATGAATCTGAGATCCACGTCACCAAGACCACCGTGCTCATGGCTTCACAGCAGAAGGATGAAGAATCAGTGACCCTAAAACTCCAGCTGGATAGATTAAATTCTGAGAAAAGGGACCTACAGGAAGAACTTAAAAAGGTGCAGCTCTCGGTCAGTCGCACAGAAGAAGCAAGGAGGAAAGCAGAGGCGGATGCACATCAGCAGAGATCTTCAGCAACAGAGACGGGCAGGTTCAAGAAAGAACTGGAGTCAGAGATTCAGATCATGAGACGATCAAGAGAAGAGATCGAGACAAGACACAAGGTGGAACTGGCCGAGGCCAACCGAGCAGCTCAGGATAAGGTCCATCAGATTAACGTGTTGACACAGAACCTGCAAGATGAGGCCAGAAGAAGGAAAGCCCTGGAGGTTGAGAACCAAAGCCTCAGACAATCTCAAAGCGAACTTCTCACTAAGCACACTTCCACCACCGAGACCATTAACAAGCTGAAGATCACTGAGCAAGAGATACTGGTCAtgaagagagagatggagaagcAAACAAATGAGAGGAGCAGGTTGGAACAGAACACCACCAGACTGCAGAGTCGCATCAATGAACTGCAGTCTAAGGTCAATGAGTTGCAGGCTGAACTGGAAacagagaggagaggcacacaGGATGAGCTCACAAGGAGAAAAAGAATAGAAATTGAACTGGAGAGGGTGAACCAGACGTGCCGTGAATACACCACTACCATCAGCACTCTGCGGGCTAACCACGAAAAAGAAAGTGTTTCCGGCCGCAGATATGACCAGGAGATTCGCGGTTTACGTGACGAGTTGGATAAAAGCCAGAAGGAGTATAAGGTCACGGTAGAGAATTTGACCAGGGTGACGGTTGAATTGAAGGCCTTGCAGCAGCAGCTTGTACAGGAACAGGCCCGCGTCCGGGAGGCGAATCAGCGCAACGATTCTCTCTATAAGACTATAGAGGACAAGAGTAGAGTGCTAAATGAGAGCACCACTGAGATTGAGAAGCTGCAAAGCCTCACCCAGAATCTTACCAAGGAACGTCTGCGGCTAGAGGAAGAGCTGAGGAGTGTGCGAATGGAGAGGGATGACTTTAAACGAGGCCTGAGCACCATCGAGAGCGAAAGTGCATCACGATTGTCGGCCATTCAGTTCCAGTTGCAAACCAGCAATAACAGGGCACTGGAACTGCAGGAACTTATCAATGAACTGactaaagagagagaaagtttaAGGGTGGAAATTGCTCAAATCCAAAAGCAATTCTCTGAGGTATTTCCTTGAGAGGcacaattgtatttttatctaGATCATTTGAATCAAAATACATCACAATTTTGGCTTGTTTGAAATGGCTTTGCTGGATAATGTTTCAGTGACCTTTGAAATCACCTTTGTTGCACACTGCATGGTTGCAAATTAATTTTCAGATTTTCTTTGGCTAAAAATTCAATTTGAAAAGAATTGAATTTTTTTCAAGGTCATAACTCATCTAACCTCTGCTAGCATGATTTGCGTTTATTGTTCTTTTTTGCTAAGTTCACTAAATGATTTTGAGGAGTTGTTTTAATGAACcaattttcttttctgttttcagaCATCGCTGATGATCCAAAGGTCTGAGACCCACTACAAAGAAATCGTCCAAGAGAGAGACAGTCTCTTAGCCAAACTGAAACTATTGGATCAGGACAAAGGAAAGCAGCAGCGCTATGAAGAGGAGCTCAGACGCATCAAAGTCTCCTTGGAATCCGAGACGATGCAAAAGAAACGCTTCCAAGATGAAATTGAAAAAATTTCAAAAGAGTTCATGTACTGGAAGAGCCAGTACGAGTTAAAAGAAGGGCAGATCAGGCAGAGCGAGTTAGATAGAGACAAAGCAGAGAGAGACAGGGCCTCCTTGAGGAGTGAGATCCAGAGACTGACTGCTGAGCTGAGGAGTGTGGACGAACGCTACAAGACTCGTATTCAGAGCTCAGAGAGGGAAATCTCAGAGCTCACTCGGCTAAGGGAGTCCCTAGAAATGGAACTGAGGAGGTTGCAGCAGCGTCCAATTGCATCCGTTAAGTATACACAGACTGAAGAGATCGCTAAACCTCAGGAGTCAACGAATATGACAGTAAAAGGCCTTCGTACTGAGGTCACGCTTACAGAGCTTGTAGATTCTAAATTGCTCAGTCAAGCAGATTTGGATCAAATAAATCAAGGAAAGCTAACAGGCAAAGATATTGAGGACAGGCTCAAAAAGTACCTCAGTGGTTCTTCTTGTATTGCTGGTATTTACGATGAGGCCAACAATAGTGTCATGCCCTTTTACCAGGCCATGAAAGACGGACTACTCCGACGGGGAACCACACTAGAGCTCCTCGAGGCCCAGGCTGCCTCCGGTTTCATTATCGATCCAGTCAACAATATCTGCATGACAGTAGAGGATTCATGGAGGAGAGGTCTTGTAGGAAAGGAGTTTAAAGACAAACTGCTGTCTGCTGAGCGGGCTGTCACTGGATACAAAGATCCCGCAACTGGAAAAATAATTTCGCTCTTTCAAGCTATTGAAAAAGAAGTGATCGAAAGGGGTCATGGCATTAGACTGCTGGAGGCTCAGATAGCCAGTGGCGGCATCATCGATCCTAAAGGGAGCCATCGAATTGAAGTGGACGTGGCCTACAAGAAAGGTTACTTTGATcatgaaatgaatgacattttgTCATATGACGGTGACGACACCAAAGGTTTCTTTGACCCCAACACTCAGGAAAACTTAACGTATCTGCAACTAAAGCAGAGGTGCATCACCGATCCCAAGAGCGGCCTCACCCTTTTGCCTTTGAAAGACAAGACGAAGCCAAAGCAGACAACAACTCAAAAGAACACACTACGCAAGAGAAGAGTTGTAATTGTAGACCCTGACACAGGAAAAGAGATGACTGTTCGGGAAGCGTACCACCGGGAGTTGATTGACTACGACACTTTCCTGGAACTTTCTGAACAGGAGTGCGAGTGGGAGGAGATCACTATCTCAGGATCTGATGGCAGCAAGCGAGTAGTTCTTGTTGATCGCAAGACTGGAAACCAGTATGACGTTCAAGATTCACTAGACAGGGGAATTATTGATAGACAAAGCCTGGAAAAGTATCGTGCGGGGACTTTGACGCTCACCGAGTTTGCAAGTATGATCAACAGTAGAAGCCGTGGCTTGGAGCTTAACATCCAGTCCAGCAGTGCTGAGGACGTTGCCACTTGCAGCAGTCCCACACAGATCGCGCCATCATCTCCGACCGTCCGCAAACGTTTCTCTGGCATATCCATCACACTCTCCCCTCCATCTGATATGTTTGATGACCAGAGCCCTGTGGGAGCCATCTTTGACACAGAGACCCTAGAGAAGATAACCATCTCTGAGGCACAGCGGCGCGGTATAGTGGACAACATCACCGCTCAGAGGCTCTTGGAAGCTCAGGTTTGTACGGGAGGTTTGATAAATCCTGCCTCCGGCCAGAGACTCTCTCTGAAAGATGCCGTACAACAGAGCATCATCGATGATGACATGGCTGCCAAACTGAAACCAGCACAGAAGGCTTATGCGGGTTTCGAGGATGTGAAGACCAAGAGGAGACTGTCTGCCGCCGAGGCCATCAAGGAAAAATGGCTGCCTTACGAGGCAGGCCAGAGGTTCCTGGAGTTCCAGTATCTGACAGGAGGACTTCTCGAGCCTGAAACTGGCCGGCGGGTGAGCATTGAAGAAGCCATCCGAAGAGGATGGCTTGATGGAAAAGGAGCACAAAAGCTGCAGGATACGAGGAACTACATTAAGAATCTTACTTGTCCTAAAACCAAACTGAAAATCTCATACAAAGAGGCGATGGATAACTGCATGGTGGAGGAGAACAATGGCATGAAGATGCTCCAGGCTACTTCCATGTCTTCAAAAGGCATAAGCAGCCCCTACAACGTGTCCTCTGGTCCAAGCTCTCGCTCAGGATCTAGAGCAGGGTCTCGTACTGGCTCACGCAGGGGCAGTGTTGACTACTCTTCCGTTAGTTATagtgtgatgacatcttagtaaGTCAACTGCTAATTCCTATCCTTAAGATGAAACAagagtttattttcatgttttaggTGTGGGGTTGAGTTGACATCAGTTTCCATATAGAATATACATTTACTAAGATTTTAATGACCAAACTAATGATGATGCTTTTTCTTGGGTGGGTTTATCAAGATGCGGTTTTAGATTAGCAATGTGATAGATGTGATTATTTACAAGGGAAATTTGTGACTTTTTTTAATGACATTCAgcgtattgtttatttttaacattttctcaCTTGGCTTTTCTGGTATATAAACATTTGCACCTTTTATCTAAATCATCTGCATATTTGGCTTCTATATCAACATGTATTCAGAAACATCAAagctttgttttgcttttaactGATGGGATTGTTTATAAGGTAATATGAACAATAAAGCATATTATTCtatcaaaatgtaaaacaccTGTCTCTGTCATTTAGTAGATCTGGGGCACATTAAATACCAACTGAAagggattattattattatgaactgCAGGAAACATACCATAAAGATCTTTTTACTGTATGTGGCATATTCACAGTATATCAGTAATAGCATGTGATTAAGTTGTAAGTTCCTGTATTTGTTGGAATCTCAGATGGTAGACGACTACATTTAGTTGTAATAAACTGTTTGGACCATTTTCCTCCAAATCTTTCAGATTTGTAAAATGATTAAAAGCATTGATTGGACAGCCAAGTAACTTTCATACTATGACAGAAAAAGATAAAAGGAAACTCGCACTCGCAACAAACAGGAACAAATTCATAGAAATAAAGCATGCCTGCCACAGCAGGGAGTCCTGGACTGAAGTGGTTCATGACTCCTTGTTCTTTGCGAGTCCTAAAAGAAAACCACTAATAAAGAGGCTCAGCACAAGTGACTGAATCagaggaaagagaaagaaaagctaAAGTAACTCCCAAATGAAGAGGGGTTGAAGGGCAATATGAACACGATCGGGCACCATGTCGACACTTCCCAGATTTTCTTCCAGAAGCGGCTGCTCTCCACACTGCCAGGCCACATATGCCCAGTGTTTCATCCATTGTGAAAGGGGCAGAGATCTCTGACATGAGAAGACGAGGTGAAGGCTTGTGGCTGGATAGGATTGCCTCGTGAACTAAATAGACCTCTTTCAACCTGACTGCTATTCATAGTGAGTCAGTGAAGCGCTTACTGAGTGATCTGGGCAGTAAATGTGATGTCATCATCGCTAGCCCCCAATACCCCTCCCTAAAACCATTAAGCCTCTTTTGGACAAACAAGGGCAGCCTTTTGGGAGAACAAATGACCGCATATATGCACGACGGGGCACGCCTTTGTGTAGTTGTCTCTGGCTGGGTGAATGTGTTTGGCTTTCCTCATCTTATTATCACTTATTGTCAGCCAAACACACAACTTAATCTGCGACAGACACTTTTTGGATTTTTGTTTATATtccaacaacaataaaaaaaacatcgatTCAATGATGTGTCCCTGTAATAATCAGAGTAGGTTTTGTTTATACAATTTTGTTTCactttcaaacattttttttaaaacaattttatcGTGTTATATTGACCAGCTGAGCCGCTTAATAatagtttataataataatagaccAAATAAATTCATCGCTagtgtttattatttatgttttggcTTAAATTGTGCTCTGGGACCAAAATCATAAAATCACATTATGGGTTCAAGTATTCTCTTGGATGTGTGGACAAACGTTGGATTTCTGTAAAGGGTTTTGAGTTATTCTCCGTCACTGCCAGTGCTCTCTAGGGTCTGTCTGCTGAAGTAAACCGTAAGCTGAACTGCAACTCAAATTCTTTGATGCATGAGATGAAATGCCTTGATAAATTTGCCCCTTCAACCCCATTGAGACAtcatgctgggaaatataagACCAATTTGTACCAATTTTATACACTGACCAATTTGAATGACCCTTTTTTGTGCTACATGGGACTCCTGCTAGGCTAAGTaaagaaacacaataaatgagaATTTGGGAATTAAGTCACCATAAGACAAAATGTGTCT
Encoded here:
- the dspa gene encoding desmoplakin-A isoform X1 produces the protein MSGYGSQTRLHQIGQRSGSRSDLTAGFRNDGGQVFMSGNGYQSGFNDGFAHQVVTQSYSRNSQGGGGGGGVGRTMSSSSMTVQKRAQILYNKCMSSLDQAQLILDNMGPAAEVDRNMVIALEYMDQLEMCGQELKNAGQPSDMIFNGLEECYNRHVGIRSSITGTMRRASTSMNTTMNTGMITGMTTGMTGMTTGMTSGMTSGMTSGMTSGMTSGMTSGMNTGMTTMNWGESNKSFQEALAWINQKKRLIETAPFGEDEESINQQILNHNKFHSSIQRSQEVDRARDELRQSRDKGGVHALDQEWETVQKMSNTRMVHLKELQNIIEEISRAIMWVNDREEEELMFDWGDKNIDSYIPKKQESYSKLMCDLEEKEKDLNKLKAKVDGLLRSQHPASDKIQAYMDTLQTQWSWILQITNCIQVHLKENAAYSQFFKEANETYTRLQKDDDSIRKRFIFDTNTPLENLTEMVKALEKEKERIMENKRQVQTLVSKSKNIVCLKPRNPEEKSSSPVIVKALCDYKQDHKGILKDNTGILKNNSERCKWNVTGPGGLDMDIPSVCLIIPPPNPLSINLANKNEQYYEAIMSIWSQLYINIKSLISWQYCMKDIQYINSLTLSMLSQMRPEEYRNIIKSLETHYLEFIHNSQGSNMFGDEDKRLIELQYTGAQTHYDKLVIQLPNYRENGVDTTVKVVNKIGTDVRNVQKDVVQTDGKKQVLNSKVTVSSGLNFGFMSDLSALRYKLEAAEAGLIQDLHVPLKENSVQECSKRLVRLQGVHRDLDSIRDEYLRLREKILRELEGSTNAEQTRYLRTELDHINKKLGSLQGFSTAYIQRLTALQALLQSLLQAEDVIKVHEARLTEKETSSVDSDEVEKYCVTLKNMKADLEQKKGVLKTMESELSKALHWNGQIGQSFHQCDVDLSKYTELVGQMTDRWRRIVTQIDSRTWDLEKQLKQLNHYKQTNGMMNKWIQETRQRQDALQMTKFSSVEKLMDHLNQQKALYSEIKGRKEKVDDVVKDSDTCAASIKDYELQLASYSAGLETLLNIPIKRTMLQSPATELRQEATEMQSHYIELLTRSSDYYKFLGEMLKNMEELKMRNTKIELLEEELRRMKDNFNDHMQKNKSLEDSLARNRLELNQSKEQLISLEEIKRTHLIQCNTTKDSLDSTQNQLRSLQDELSRLTLLIEEEKRKRRQAEERYTTQQEEYEITIRRRQKELDDLNQSKSQYERAIKEKEREIERLKSKLDDEASRRSAAESETSKVRSQLSQEINSLKQTYESEIHVTKTTVLMASQQKDEESVTLKLQLDRLNSEKRDLQEELKKVQLSVSRTEEARRKAEADAHQQRSSATETGRFKKELESEIQIMRRSREEIETRHKVELAEANRAAQDKVHQINVLTQNLQDEARRRKALEVENQSLRQSQSELLTKHTSTTETINKLKITEQEILVMKREMEKQTNERSRLEQNTTRLQSRINELQSKVNELQAELETERRGTQDELTRRKRIEIELERVNQTCREYTTTISTLRANHEKESVSGRRYDQEIRGLRDELDKSQKEYKVTVENLTRVTVELKALQQQLVQEQARVREANQRNDSLYKTIEDKSRVLNESTTEIEKLQSLTQNLTKERLRLEEELRSVRMERDDFKRGLSTIESESASRLSAIQFQLQTSNNRALELQELINELTKERESLRVEIAQIQKQFSETSLMIQRSETHYKEIVQERDSLLAKLKLLDQDKGKQQRYEEELRRIKVSLESETMQKKRFQDEIEKISKEFMYWKSQYELKEGQIRQSELDRDKAERDRASLRSEIQRLTAELRSVDERYKTRIQSSEREISELTRLRESLEMELRRLQQRPIASVKYTQTEEIAKPQESTNMTVKGLRTEVTLTELVDSKLLSQADLDQINQGKLTGKDIEDRLKKYLSGSSCIAGIYDEANNSVMPFYQAMKDGLLRRGTTLELLEAQAASGFIIDPVNNICMTVEDSWRRGLVGKEFKDKLLSAERAVTGYKDPATGKIISLFQAIEKEVIERGHGIRLLEAQIASGGIIDPKGSHRIEVDVAYKKGYFDHEMNDILSYDGDDTKGFFDPNTQENLTYLQLKQRCITDPKSGLTLLPLKDKTKPKQTTTQKNTLRKRRVVIVDPDTGKEMTVREAYHRELIDYDTFLELSEQECEWEEITISGSDGSKRVVLVDRKTGNQYDVQDSLDRGIIDRQSLEKYRAGTLTLTEFASMINSRSRGLELNIQSSSAEDVATCSSPTQIAPSSPTVRKRFSGISITLSPPSDMFDDQSPVGAIFDTETLEKITISEAQRRGIVDNITAQRLLEAQVCTGGLINPASGQRLSLKDAVQQSIIDDDMAAKLKPAQKAYAGFEDVKTKRRLSAAEAIKEKWLPYEAGQRFLEFQYLTGGLLEPETGRRVSIEEAIRRGWLDGKGAQKLQDTRNYIKNLTCPKTKLKISYKEAMDNCMVEENNGMKMLQATSMSSKGISSPYNVSSGPSSRSGSRAGSRTGSRRGSVDYSSVSYSVMTS